The Enterococcus sp. 7F3_DIV0205 genome has a window encoding:
- a CDS encoding HdeD family acid-resistance protein, with translation MNNVMEQLRKYALLRGIVYMIFGLLILINPRSVFQVAVYFISAYIAIIGVLNLYDGFKVKKATGTYGMSFLGGIVLLVIAGIVLVFAKGIVSILPIFLGLVIVVVGVTRAIQSVNLRTYVNVSWLPMLIYSVILIIAGLVLTFNPFSSLLVLFQLFGGILIFMGIGEIVSFFQLRNIK, from the coding sequence ATGAATAACGTTATGGAGCAATTAAGAAAATATGCATTGTTACGAGGAATTGTTTATATGATTTTTGGGTTGTTGATTTTGATCAATCCTAGAAGTGTGTTTCAGGTGGCTGTCTACTTTATATCAGCCTATATTGCAATAATCGGTGTGTTAAATCTTTATGATGGTTTTAAAGTCAAAAAAGCTACGGGCACATATGGAATGAGTTTTCTAGGTGGGATCGTTTTATTAGTGATTGCAGGAATCGTGCTAGTCTTTGCAAAAGGAATCGTAAGTATTCTACCGATTTTCCTTGGTCTAGTGATCGTGGTTGTTGGTGTTACTCGTGCGATCCAATCAGTGAATTTACGGACGTATGTCAATGTTAGCTGGCTGCCGATGCTGATTTATAGCGTGATTTTGATTATTGCTGGATTGGTTTTAACCTTTAATCCATTCAGTAGCTTACTAGTACTTTTCCAATTATTTGGTGGTATTCTGATTTTTATGGGCATTGGCGAAATTGTTTCATTTTTCCAATTGCGTAATATTAAGTAG
- a CDS encoding AraC family transcriptional regulator — protein MKHEMISPNKNYPFKLFSFTSRNPDRMISTHWHESAELLYCLKGTLEVRFPQITYVLEPGDTLFINSNIIHSSRSPLPNEVFVMQFPLPFLKEMTQQQYNDRFLFNLIPLKRKDPIVQSLLNDIYHDYQENDLSMNLLVKSRVLAFLSVLTKHYSIPIATKQTIKSLKHLERLKQINEYVQMNYNQSLRLEQVAETFNYDPAYFSRFFKKYMGIPFSEYVNTVRLEHAYYQLRDTDMTVLDIAMANGFFSVKSFYNVFKKNYTLSPQQYRQKYFK, from the coding sequence ATGAAACATGAAATGATTTCACCTAACAAAAATTATCCATTTAAACTCTTTTCATTCACATCTAGAAACCCAGATCGAATGATTTCAACGCATTGGCATGAAAGTGCTGAGTTATTGTATTGTTTGAAAGGGACTTTAGAAGTCCGTTTTCCCCAGATAACGTATGTGTTAGAGCCAGGGGATACATTATTCATCAATTCAAATATCATCCATTCTTCTAGAAGTCCGTTACCCAATGAAGTATTTGTGATGCAGTTTCCGCTTCCTTTTTTGAAAGAAATGACACAGCAACAGTACAATGATCGCTTTTTATTTAATTTGATTCCATTAAAACGAAAAGATCCGATTGTTCAATCCTTATTGAATGACATTTATCACGATTATCAGGAAAATGACTTATCCATGAATTTACTGGTCAAAAGTCGGGTGTTGGCGTTTCTTTCTGTGTTAACTAAACATTATAGTATCCCGATAGCGACTAAACAAACCATCAAAAGCTTGAAACATTTAGAGCGGCTAAAACAAATCAATGAATATGTGCAAATGAATTATAATCAGTCACTGAGGTTAGAACAAGTAGCAGAAACTTTTAACTATGATCCTGCCTATTTTTCACGATTTTTCAAGAAATATATGGGCATTCCTTTTTCTGAATATGTAAATACCGTTCGATTGGAGCACGCTTATTATCAATTAAGAGATACTGATATGACCGTATTAGATATTGCGATGGCAAATGGTTTTTTCTCAGTGAAGTCATTCTACAATGTGTTTAAAAAGAATTACACCTTGTCTCCACAACAATATCGACAAAAATATTTTAAATAA